Proteins encoded together in one Bradyrhizobium sp. CB82 window:
- a CDS encoding AMP-dependent synthetase/ligase — protein sequence MARPAVLTVADTIARSFVRAVETRGERVAIREKQFGIWQPTSWRAWLEISREIAYALRASGFRPGDVASIIANAVPEWVYADMGILCAGGVSSGIYPTDSSAQVEYLVNDSATRIIFAEDEEQLDKILACRARCPTLQRIIVFDMEGLSGFADDMVMSLDEFRALGRNHRAGREQLWQEMIDSRSASDLAILVYTSGTTGLPKGAMHSNRSVTHQMRHANDFIPAREEEDRLIFLPLCHVAERVGGCYISVALGSVMNFAESPETVPDNLREVQPTIFFAVPRIWEKFYSAITIALNDATPLQQWIYRRAIDIGLRVANCRLEGGVPSLSLRIANRLAYRLVFRNIRRMIGLDRCRIAFTGAAPISPDLIRWYLALGIDMREIYGQTENCGVATMMPSERIKLGSVGKAVPWGEVSLSPDGEILIKGDFLFMGYLNQPEKTAETIDTRGWLHTGDVGTMDNEGFVRITDRMKDIIITSGGKNITPSEIENQLKFSPYISDAVVIGDKRPYLTCLVMIDQENVEKFAQDHDIPFTNYASLCRAREIQDLIWREIEEVNGNFARVETIKKFHLIERQLTPEDEELTPTMKLKRSFVSKRYAGEIDAMYRERALA from the coding sequence ATGGCCCGACCGGCGGTGCTGACGGTCGCAGACACGATCGCAAGGAGTTTTGTACGCGCGGTGGAGACGCGCGGGGAGAGGGTTGCGATCCGCGAGAAGCAGTTCGGCATCTGGCAGCCGACGAGCTGGCGCGCGTGGCTGGAAATTTCCAGGGAGATCGCCTACGCCCTGCGCGCCTCGGGTTTCAGGCCCGGCGACGTCGCCTCCATCATCGCCAACGCCGTGCCGGAATGGGTCTATGCCGACATGGGCATCCTGTGCGCGGGCGGCGTCTCCTCGGGAATCTATCCGACCGATTCGTCGGCGCAGGTCGAATATCTCGTCAACGACTCCGCTACCCGGATCATCTTTGCCGAGGACGAGGAACAGCTCGACAAGATCCTTGCCTGCCGCGCACGCTGCCCGACGCTGCAAAGGATCATCGTGTTCGACATGGAGGGCCTGAGCGGCTTTGCCGACGACATGGTGATGTCGCTGGACGAGTTTCGCGCGCTCGGGCGCAATCACAGGGCCGGACGCGAACAGCTCTGGCAGGAGATGATCGACAGCCGCAGCGCGAGCGATCTCGCGATTCTCGTCTACACCTCCGGCACGACCGGTCTGCCCAAGGGGGCGATGCATTCCAACCGCAGCGTGACGCATCAGATGCGCCACGCCAACGATTTCATCCCGGCTCGGGAAGAGGAGGACCGGCTGATCTTCCTCCCGCTCTGCCATGTCGCCGAGCGCGTCGGCGGCTGCTACATCTCGGTTGCGCTCGGCTCGGTGATGAATTTCGCGGAGAGCCCGGAAACCGTGCCGGACAATCTGCGCGAGGTACAGCCGACCATCTTCTTCGCAGTGCCGCGGATCTGGGAAAAATTCTATTCCGCGATCACGATCGCGCTGAATGATGCGACGCCGCTCCAGCAATGGATCTACCGCCGTGCCATCGACATCGGCCTGCGCGTGGCCAATTGCCGGCTCGAGGGAGGTGTGCCATCCCTCTCGCTCAGGATCGCCAACCGCCTCGCCTATCGACTGGTATTCCGCAACATCCGCCGCATGATCGGCCTCGATCGTTGTCGCATCGCGTTCACCGGTGCCGCGCCAATTTCGCCCGACCTGATTCGCTGGTATCTAGCACTCGGCATCGACATGCGCGAGATCTACGGCCAGACCGAGAATTGCGGGGTCGCCACCATGATGCCGTCCGAGCGCATCAAGCTCGGCTCGGTCGGCAAAGCGGTACCTTGGGGTGAGGTCAGTCTCTCGCCGGACGGCGAGATCCTGATCAAGGGCGACTTCCTGTTCATGGGCTATTTGAACCAGCCGGAGAAGACCGCCGAGACCATCGATACGCGCGGCTGGCTGCACACCGGCGACGTCGGCACCATGGACAACGAAGGCTTCGTCAGGATCACCGACCGGATGAAGGACATCATCATCACCTCCGGCGGCAAGAACATCACGCCGTCGGAGATCGAGAACCAGCTCAAATTCTCGCCCTACATCTCCGACGCCGTCGTGATCGGCGACAAGCGGCCGTATCTCACCTGCCTCGTCATGATCGATCAGGAGAACGTCGAGAAGTTCGCGCAGGACCACGACATTCCCTTCACCAACTATGCGAGCCTGTGCCGGGCGAGGGAAATCCAGGACCTGATCTGGCGCGAGATCGAAGAGGTCAACGGCAATTTCGCCCGCGTCGAGACCATCAAGAAATTCCACCTGATCGAGCGCCAGCTCACACCGGAGGACGAGGAGCTGACGCCGACCATGAAGCTGAAGCGCAGCTTCGTGAGCAAGCGTTACGCCGGCGAGATCGACGCGATGTATCGCGAGCGCGCGCTAGCATGA